From a region of the Lactuca sativa cultivar Salinas chromosome 4, Lsat_Salinas_v11, whole genome shotgun sequence genome:
- the LOC111917898 gene encoding protein PLASTID MOVEMENT IMPAIRED 2: MLTIHTSHQDLNKFCPLNSKFTILPLHSHPSSKASSSFPKLQTHFIQIIQPNPRKHTQMESSQPFPTENDLSDARKTVRNLAIKIEKSNSRTQKQHKQEEKEEDSEYTKVMKEIEHIKQELAKLKLDMKRVLKEKKYAENVFKASSSKSYTLSSAVERIKKEIDELDEEQVLVEIARIEAIKEREAIDAQTKEEDTRYQTKLKEIKRKTEEIVQMNNTPDLLQMMNVELEYAKAELEEIKREGFGFMTSMDVIRNELKIIREELSRLEKEEEKRDLTIETLNSKILKGKAKLELVNATTEKANSIASNLAITVDHLRAESETVKKEKEIIIEEIEKIKLEIPKTESGIELSGKQLESVMEELKNEKLSEFKALEDLKNLIDSTVQARDPSSLNSPTITITSFEYEYLTGKAGGAKAVSDKKVAAARAWVEALKTNEKEILMKVEMVKREISEIEAREEDLSIKRRSSIDGGVKVLASPRRSMYKIGNMTPGRRRSLKLLSPATRHAIRSTSFSKKREKATSNLAKLLDDEDDETGE; the protein is encoded by the exons ATGCTAACAATACACACCAGTCATCAAGATTTAAATAAATTTTGTCCCCTCAATTCCAAATTTACAATTTTACCCCTCCACTCCCACCCCTCAAGTAAAGCATCTTCTTCATTCCCAAAACTTCAAACTCATTTTATCCAAATTATCCAG CCAAATCCAAGAAAACACACCCAAATGGAATCCTCACAG CCATTTCCAACCGAAAACGACCTATCAGATGCTCGAAAAACAGTAAGAAATCTCGCAATCAAGATTGAAAAATCAAACTCAAGAACTCAAAAACAACATaaacaagaagaaaaagaggaagaTTCTGAGTACACAAAAGTGATGAAAGAAATCGAACACATCAAACAAGAATTGGCAAAACTGAAGCTCGATATGAAACGTGTTTTGAAGGAGAAGAAATACGCAGAAAACGTATTCAAAGCCTCGAGTTCTAAAAGTTATACACTTTCAAGTGCAGTAGAAAGAATCAAGAAAGAAATCGATGAACTCGATGAAGAACAAGTTCTTGTTGAAATAGCAAGAATCGAAGCTATTAAAGAACGTGAAGCCATTGATGCTCAAACGAAAGAAGAAGACACTCGTTATCAAACCAAGTTGAAAGAAATCAAAAGGAAAACCGAAGAAATTGTCCAAATGAACAACACTCCAGATTTGTTACAAATGATGAATGTAGAATTAGAATATGCAAAAGCTGAACTTGAAGAAATTAAAAGGGAAGGTTTTGGTTTCATGACCTCCATGGATGTTATTAGAAACGAGCTCAAAATCATTCGAGAAGAATTGAGTCGATTagagaaagaagaagagaagCGTGACTTGACtattgaaaccctaaattcaaagATTTTGAAGGGGAAAGCGAAATTGGAATTGGTAAACGCTACAACCGAAAAAGCAAACTCGATCGCGTCGAATTTAGCGATCACGGTTGATCACTTACGAGCCGAATCCGAGACCGtaaagaaagaaaaagagattATAATTGAAGAAATCGAAAAAATCAAATTGGAAATCCCGAAAACGGAATCCGGAATCGAATTATCCGGGAAACAACTGGAATCGGTGATGGAGGAGTTGAAAAACGAGAAGTTATCGGAATTCAAAGCTCTTGAAGATTTAAAAAATTTAATCGATTCCACCGTTCAGGCACGGGACCCGTCAAGTTTAAATAGTCCAACAATAACAATAACGAGTTTTGAATACGAGTATTTGACCGGAAAAGCGGGCGGTGCCAAGGCGGTTTCCGATAAGAAAGTGGCGGCTGCTCGAGCTTGGGTGGAGGCGTTGAAGACGAATGAGAAGGAGATATTGATGAAAGTTGAGATGGTTAAAAGAGAAATTAGTGAAATTGAAGCAAGGGAAGAAGATTTATCGATTAAGAGGAGATCTTCGATTGATGGTGGGGTAAAAGTTTTGGCATCACCTCGAAGATCGATGTATAAAATTGGGAATATGACACCCGGGAGACGAAGATCATTGAAGTTATTATCGCCTGCAACTCGACACGCGATTAGATCGACGAGTTTTAGTAAGAAACGGGAGAAGGCAACgagtaatttagcaaagcttttggATGATGAGGATGATGAAACGGGTGAGTGA
- the LOC111917899 gene encoding uncharacterized protein LOC111917899, with protein sequence MDPPPPPPTTTATTVEPPHSHSHSHSLPPLPTPKIRLMCSYGGHIVPRPQTKSLCYAGGETRIVAVDRRTTASTISSLTHHLSRALYGNRPFTLKYQLPNEDLDSLISITTDEDLQNMLEEHDRIASSPTPSRIRLFLFPTRPESVGSLLLDPKSETWFSDALKSTMIINRGLSDGSGMGNGLMGMDCMEGNGESLMNSGDSGKCGGTGGDSGSVPESMVLETCSSFGSINSSISASNLTQIGANNEDAGGNLVDKKIKVAAPGSIESDNSVANGFPDQKARIYQEQMIPESESIIYNPSSTIQMQRTCQASGYQIQQISDQRPPPPVQYIPAGPPPHYIQYPTGPLPISSSYYPMYMPYQQPPHQPYPIYVIPADQSYNIPAPADMTGTLARPPLHKDTMAAAPPPERVATPPPPQVGPVYETEYDNDLVYAQIYKSQPSVPPFPPQKFEIVKKMEAVALSDSSAQIGTSQQ encoded by the exons ATGGACCCGCCACCtccgccaccaaccaccaccgccaccaccgtcgAACCTCCCCATTCCCATTCCCACTCCCACTCCCTCCCACCTTTACCTACTCCCAAAATCCGCCTTATGTGCAGCTACGGTGGCCACATAGTCCCCCGTCCACAAACCAAATCTCTCTGCTACGCCGGTGGAGAAACCCGCATCGTCGCCGTTGACCGTCGCACCACAGCTTCCACCATCTCCTCCCTCACCCACCATCTCTCTCGGGCTCTTTACGGCAACCGCCCCTTCACGCTCAAGTACCAGCTTCCCAACGAGGACCTCGATTCTCTCATTTCCATCACCACCGATGAAGATCTCCAGAACATGCTTGAAGAACATGACCGAATCGCAAGCTCCCCAACTCCCTCCCGCATCCGATTATTCCTCTTCCCTACCAGACCCGAATCTGTTGGGTCGTTATTGCTTGACCCGAAATCGGAGACCTGGTTTTCTGATGCTTTGAAGAGCACCATGATTATTAACAGAGGGTTGTCTGATGGGTCTGGTATGGGTAATGGTTTGATGGGGATGGATTGTATGGAAGGGAATGGTGAGAGTTTGATGAACAGTGGGGATTCGGGGAAATGCGGTGGTACTGGTGGTGATTCGGGTTCGGTGCCGGAATCAATGGTTTTGGAAACTTGTTCCTCTTTTGGGTCAATCAATTCGTCGATTTCAGCCTCAAATTTGACCCAAATTGGGGCTAACAATGAAGATGCTGGAGGTAATTTGGTGGATAAGAAGATTAAAGTAGCTGCACCTGGTTCGATTGAAAG tgataattctgttgCAAATGGTTTTCCCGATCAAAAAGCTCGAATCTATCAAGAACAAATGATTCCTGAATCCGAGAGTATAATCTACAATCCTTCATCCACGATTCAAATGCAAAGGACCTGTCAAGCTTCCGGTTACCAGATACAACAAATCTCCGACCAAAGACCGCCGCCGCCGGTTCAATACATTCCCGCCGGACCACCACCACATTACATTCAATACCCAACCGGACCACTACCAATCTCCTCCTCTTACTACCCAATGTACATGCCCTACCAACAGCCGCCACATCAACCCTACCCCATCTACGTGATCCCCGCAGATCAATCTTACAATATCCCTGCTCCTGCTGACATGACCGGAACCCTAGCTCGTCCTCCTTTGCATAAAGATACAATGGCGGCGGCTCCACCACCTGAACGAGTGgcgacaccaccaccaccacaggtGGGCCCGGTTTATGAAACCGAGTATGATAATGACCTTGTGTATGCTCAGATTTACAAGAGCCAGCCTTCTGTGCCTCCATTTCCGCCTCAAAAGTTTGAAATCGTGAAGAAAATGGAAGCAGTGGCGTTGTCTGATTCCTCTGCACAAATTGGTACTTCACAACAATAA